AGGTGATGGATCAGGTGTTCCACGCAGCGGAACCCTCGCTGAAAGCCGTTGACATTCAAGTGGAGCCGGCACCAGATCCAGCCAACAATCCCGTTGCGGCACCCCTGCCAACAACGCGTCTCAGTATTCAGCCGTGGCAGCAGCTCACCCTGGTCGGTGTGACGCTCGGCGCCCTGCTCTGTAGTGCATGGTTGGCACGCAGCTGGCAGCTCTCCGAGCAAGCCCTCTACCGCGAGCGCAATCTGGCTCTCACTGAAAAGCTCAAAGCACGCGCCATCCCCTCACCCTCTGCACCTCCGAAAGCAACTGAACCTGAAGCAGAACCTGAGACGGTCGCCACACTGCCCAGCCTCGAACCACTCACGCTGCCGCTCAGTGAAGCGATTGCGCCAATCACAGTCCCACCCGGCGCCTCCCCCTCCAGCTCAGAGGCAGGTCCTACAGCGCCAGCTCCTATGAGCCAGCCCGCTCTCGTGGGAGTTGTACACGCCGAAGTGGGGGGATCGGCCATCTTCCAATTAGACAATCAATCACTCTCTGCCACCCCTGGCGAAAGCATCGGTAACAGTGGCTGGTCCCTGCTGAGCCTTTCCAGCACCGGTGCCGTGATTGAACGCAATGGTGAACGCCAATCCCTCTCGATCGGCGGCGCCTTCTAGAGAGAAAGATTCAATCCCAAGTCTGCCAATTGTCGGATGAATAGCAGAGTTGCATTCTCTCGAATGAGAGATACAACCAGCTCATTGTGGTTCCAGCCGGTGCATCGACAGACATTTGCCGTATTGCTGCTGAGCGCAATTCTTGCCAGCACAAACGTAGAAGCCAAGCCAGCAAAGCCAAGGAATACGCCAATCCTGACGAGCGTCTCAGACCTTGCACTTCTGGGGCCAAAAGTAAGGCCGCTGCCTCAACGCTTGTGGCCAATACAACGTGGAGAGAGGATCAGACTCAAGTATCCACTCACCTATCTCGCCCAGGAAGTAAGCCCTTACGGTTGGCGATTTTCAGACCATAGAAAGAAGTGGCGTTTACA
This portion of the Synechococcus sp. ROS8604 genome encodes:
- a CDS encoding DNA polymerase III subunit beta, which encodes MPSRLPTSTAYWNLRAEQVMDQVFHAAEPSLKAVDIQVEPAPDPANNPVAAPLPTTRLSIQPWQQLTLVGVTLGALLCSAWLARSWQLSEQALYRERNLALTEKLKARAIPSPSAPPKATEPEAEPETVATLPSLEPLTLPLSEAIAPITVPPGASPSSSEAGPTAPAPMSQPALVGVVHAEVGGSAIFQLDNQSLSATPGESIGNSGWSLLSLSSTGAVIERNGERQSLSIGGAF